CGGTGGGTAGCGCAGCTCCGGCACGACAGGCGGACGGTTGAAGGTCGGCCCGTTGAACTGCATCTTCACTTGGTCTCGTTTGGGGAGGGCTCAGTCGCTTGGGTGTTTGAAGTTGGAGAGAATGGATCGGATCTGGCTTGTGGGTGGGAGAGGAAGAGAGGCACCCCATTTATAGGCCTGTGggtgggagaggaagagagaaagGATGAGAACGGTGCGTGTGTGAATCCGGACGCGTGTGTGTATCCGTTACGTTTTGCACTCTTAAATTTTTACACGAAAACGATGCATGGGGCGCATGCATGCATCTGAATCACTGCATAGCTCTTTGACCGGGCGGTGCATCTGAATCGCTGCCCTGAACCACTGCCCTGAACCACTTAGCTTGCCTAGCGCGCCTCGCTCGCCTCGCTcgcatgcatgcacgtcgccgCCTCCCGCGCATGCAAACCCACGTCGCCGCCTCCCATGCATGCAAGGCCTGGAAAGGCTGAGACGGGCTATTTACTGCGGTCTCAGGCCCAGACAACGAGACGGCCCAACGGTCCATCCAGCGCGCCCGGTATTTGTTtaaaaaaacaatatccctgccAATTAGACTGCATCTCGCGGATCGCCCCCTCCTCCCCGCAGATTCCTTCTAGAAGGGTTAGATCGACGGCCCTTGATCGCCGCTAGGGTTAGATGAACGGTCCTTGTTCAGAGCTAGGGTTAGCAGGGTTTGGGAGGAGTTTGGAGCAGTCAAACATAGCTTTGACTAGATTTCAAATGAgcataataaattaaataaaaatcagaaaaaataaaAAACCCGCGCAAGTTCACATTGTAGAGTAGGGTACCAGGGCGCCTAGAGATGGAAATGCCCCTGGGGTCGCAAAAGATGTGGGTAAAAATGGTTGCAAGAATCCCTTTCTGCCCAATGCCGACCAGTTGCTTAAACCAGAGGCAACGGGACGATGCATGTGTGCGTCTTtgtcacacacacacgcacacacacaaaggGCCAATCGTGTGACCAACAAGCCCTCGACGTGGCACATTGATGCAAGAGAGGAAGAAAGAAAAGAGGAAGCTTCTGCTCTACCTAATCGATCTGGCCCTTCTAGACGCCGGCCAGCTCTGCACTGAATTCTATACAGCACCAGCATCCTTCTCCTCCACTGAGAGGCCTCCAGCTACGTACTTAAGCCCCCAAAAGAGGAGAAGGCATTCCTATTAGCGCACGCGCTGCTCGCGCATTAGATTAGGACAACAGAGACAGTACGCAGCCAGAGTGCTTGGCTGGGTACCTTTGCCTCCAATAGCATGCACCCAAAGAGGAGAAAGAATCGTTGGGACTTCGCTTTGACAAAACGCACCTGGGATCGGAACTTGGAAGGGCGCGCGCCCACGCGAGATCTTGTGCAATATGTTCCGATGCCGATCTTGTTCCACGGCACGCCTGTCCGCCCTGTCCTACTTGACATGCTGCGATTTGCGGAACCAttccttagagcatctccagccgcgcccccagaACGGCCTCCCCAGGCGTTTTTTTTTccgccggcgccgaaaaaacgGCCCAGCCGCGCCCCCAGGAGCACGTTTTTCGCCGGTTTGGGCCGAAATCAGCGCCGGCGGACCCGGGCCGAACCCGACGCGCCGGGTGGCACTCGGGGGCGCCGGGGCAAGCGTTGTGGCGCGAACCAGTcgcgggcccgccgagtcagcgagACGGCTGCTTCGTCGACATCATCGCCTCGGTTCCCGCGTGAATCAAATGCGAAGGCTGCCGCGCCGGTCAGCCTCCATTGATGCCTGacgggcggcgcagtgaagaCGCCGCCGACGCGCGTCCCCTCGCACGCGCCACGCGTCCGCCCGCATGCcgcccaccaccaccacccccgCTTCGGCTATAAAAGGCGCCCCTCCCCGCCGGTGAGCACCACaccctccccctctccctcccgcGAAAGCCTTCTTCCCGCCGAGGAGCTCTCCCCCCACTGCCTTCCACCGCCGACGAGCGAAATGGACGAGAGATACCCAGGCCACGGCGCAGCggcgaacggcttcggccgcTGACACCTCCAGGAGCCGGAGGCGCGCCTTCTGTACGAGGCCGAGTACCCGGCGCCGCCCGACATGCGCGTGCTGGGGGCGTGGAGGCTGAGCGCCGGCGGCGTCCCGGTGCCGCCCGTCCCCGAAGGAGCCGCACGGCGGGCGGAGATCGCCCGCATCCGCTCGTCGCTGACGGAGGAGCAGCGGAACGAGCCGAGGTACGCGCCCGACAGCAAAACGCTGTGGACGATGTACTTCGAGCGCCGCCGCGAGGAGCAGATCGCCTCCGTCAACGGCGTCGTCCCCCGCGGCCGCCACAACTCCGAAGGACGGCGCGAGTGGTGGGGCGTCCCCGGCCCGGCCGCACACTCGACGCCGTCCTCGACCACATCGAGACCGGCAATGTGCCGCGGCTGGAGTACCCGGCGCGCCCCTCCTTCTCTCGCCGCCGCGGTAGTTCCTGGATACCGCGGCGAATGGAGTCGGGGTCGTCCTCCTAGTCGGGCTCCGGCTCGCCGGCCATCCGCCCCGTCAAGCCCGAGCCGGGCAATGTGCCGCGGCTGGAGTACCCGGCGCGCCCCTCCTTCTCTCGCCGCCGCGGTAGTTCCTGGATACCGCGGCGAATGGAGTCGGGGTCGTCCTCCTCGTCGGGCTCTGGCTGACCGGCCATCCGCCCCGTCAAGCCCGAGCCGGAGGAGACACCGCTCAGGCGTCGCGCGCGGAGCGGCGCCCTCGTCATCAACGAGCCGTCGCCTGCGACGGCACCGACGAGGCGCTCCCTTCGCCTTGTCCGGGCGAAGCCCGAGCCGGACACGCCCCCCGTGAAGCCGGAGCACATCGGCATGGTGGCACCCGACGACGAGTCCGCCCTCAAATGGGCGAGGGAGGACTACGTCCGCAAGCAGGTGCGCCGCCAGCGTCGGGCTTACCTGGAGACCCAGGCCCGCAGCCGCGCCGAGGAGGTCGGCGTTATCGTCATCGACAGTGACAACGAGGTCGAGGCCGGGCCGTCATGCGCTGTCGGCGACCCGGGCGAGGGGTGCAACAGGGACGCCGCGGGTGAGGCGCgcaacgacggcggcggcgactacaCCCGCTTCTACAGGCTTCTCGACATGTAGAAGGCGGCGATGGCGACGGTGGCGGCACTAGCTAGGCATTTTAAGTTCGTTTTTAAGTTAGTTCACGCATGTTTTACGCTTTTGTACAAATTTGGACGAAAATGGCCGTGTTCATGCAAAAGTCGCCGAGTTTGAAAAAAAAAAAAGACGAACTTCGCCGAACCCGCGGCGACCGTGGGCGTGTGACTGGGAGCGAACCGAACCCCAGGGGCCGAACTGGCGCCGGCTCGCCCTCAGGCCGCTTTTTTTCGGCGCCCTGAGAGGCCGAATGGGgggccgaacggctggagatgctctcgGTTCGGGACTTCGTGGCCTTTGGGTTAACAAGTATCAGCAAATTGTGGGAGTCTGCTCTGATGATGGGCTGCTTGCTTGGACCTTGCAGAAGCTTCTTTGATCTTTAATGCCTGCATCAACAAGGAGGAAAGTTAATTTGAGCATTCTGTGGTGATATCAGACTGAATTCTTAATGGCGGGGTGAAGTTTCTTGGGTCAGGTGTTACATGAACAAGGGCATGTGAAATACAAGTGACGGCCATTTTCGTAACGTTTACAGATATCAAACATTACAATTCACCAGAATAATAATACAAATTTCTCTTGCCGCGGTTCAACCGAACAAAGcttgaaaataaataaataaataaataaacattTTCCCTTGACAAAATTTCATGAAAGGCTAACTTATCATCTTACCTCCAGCGAATATATAAACTCCAGGTCTCTCTTGCAAAATAAGGGACACCACCTCTATATGCAAAAATAAAGAATGCTAGTCAGAGTAGGTGGCGTACAAAAGAAACGGGGAGCGTGGCAGGCGAAGTAGATGTGGGTCCCAGTGTCCGAGACACCACAAAGAGTGCACAATTGACCGTCAGGCCCGTGCTGCTTGACAACCTCCGTCCCTGATGGGAGGCAATCACGCAGAACCTACCACACAAAGATCTCGATCTTCAAAGGAAGAGGTGCTTTCCACAAGGCGTTGTCCACGTGAGAGTCGGTGCACGATATAAAGCGTGATGTGCCGAGACGACATACAAGATCCCCCGATGGGGCCAAACGCCAAGATATGACCCCCATATAGTCTTTTTATGAGACGCATCGGCGGAAGGGCTGCCCGAAGGTTAGCCCAAGCAATGGTTTCCTCGGGGCTGATATGTTCATCGAAACGGAACCTTCCAATTCCCATTGTGGACGACTGAGGCAACCAACAACATCATATCCGAGCAGACATCAAGAAAGTCCGGTCACTCGACGCAAAGTGGGGATCTGCACAACCAAAGGTCAAGCCAGAAGAGGGTCACATCTCCATTGCATATGGAAGTGGAAAGCCCAAGTCGAATCTCATGCTTGACCGATCTTCCCCGCCCTCAGGACCAAGAAGAGGGCCGCTTGTGGGGGCGAAAGAATGCAAGCGATTGGCGCTATCGGACGCCCGCTTCGGCCAGAATCCGCTGGCACCTACATCCCGTGTCATGACAGCGGCGACGAACGTGCACGAGAGAGGTAGGGAGAAGGGAAGTGATGCACATAACGGACAAACCGGTGAGAGCGCGAACGAGCACGCAATTGGATCCAGATCCAACGGGTGGGATTAACCGGCTCCAATAACCATCTCAAGGCTGAAAGGAGGAGAGAGAACATGAGAGGTCAAATTGGCCCCCCTCAACAACAAAATGTTCTCAAGAAGCTCTGAAGAAAAATAATTTATCACCATTTCCTGAGCTCTTTGATTTGTTGCGATTTTCCTTTCCAGATAAGTGTCTTGCTACGTGACTAAGACTTCATTAAGTCTCAATCGATGCTATATCCGTTAGATCTTACATtgagatccgtgcaaaattttcattttagtttttctttttctctctagCATGTTATGTCACTTGACTGAGACTTACTTGGTTAAATGTCAGTCGACTGAGACCTAGTCACACCCTTTCAGATAACAAAAGGATCTCCAAGTTGCCAGCATACTTAAAACACACACAGCATCTCACCATACCATACGGTGCTCATTTAGAGCACACGGAAATTTCACACGGCCGATTCATCTCCGACGGAGGCAGTAAATCGCACATCACGCATGCATCATTCAGGAAGTGCACATCACGAACTGCGCACAGCAGCCAACACAATACACAGTGTATACAAACTATACAGCAAGGCCTTCATATATGCTCACAAAGAAGATTGCGGCCTGCCGCATCTCTTCCACCTTCCAAGTTTCTCGACACCCTGGAATGGAAAGCATGTGAAAGATCAAAGACATGAACAGAAGGGACCATAGCTCCAACATAGCTGCCGACAAGGGGAGCAAGCGTTCAGGAGATAACTCTTTTTTTTCCGGAGATAACTCGGTATAGGAAAAGCAACAGTAGCGTGTAGGATGTACCTTGCGCGGTTTAATAGCGAGCTCGTTGTCTTCCATACAAACAGCCTTGAAACCCAGCGGCTCCAGCACCTTCTGATAGCTGCAGTTTCACAAAAGAACAGCTATCAGGTCAATAATGAAGGCAGGATAACATTTCGGTTTCTGTCCTACACAAAGCTGCGTCATCACCGAGAAAAACCCGAGCTTTTCAACTGGAAATTAATTCTTTCGCTATAGGGACGGGACATGCATGCATACTTACTCAGCAACTGTATTATTGTAGGGCGGCCCCCCTTCTTGATCGCTGATCTGTAAGAAGAAATATTATATGCAGTGCCCTCCAGTTGTGAACAAAGTAATGTGATGGCATCGGAAGAAGCCGGTCACGTTCATGCACCTATCCAGATTAATTTTGGTGCTTAGTACTGATTAAATATGTGCATCAACTCCCCCTTGTTTCAATCAACGATGGACATTGGAGTAGGCACCTCGAATTTGTGTGTGTTTTCTATAAGAGCACTGAGTGTCTGTCTGACTCCGAAGTGTCAAAGCAAAACACATTGGAACGACAGCATGGGAGGTTTTAGCATGTCTTTATCAAATGTCAGCATTAGCTTTAAGAAGAGTAGGCATACCGATTCTTTTAAAGGGTGTCGTATACACCAAAGGTCATGAAAACATGTGGTTTCATAAGGATAGGAAATGAGGAAACTGCGATAAGATGGTTGGTGGATTTGCGCGTCAAGTGCTCAGACTTGGCTGCGGATTCACACCAAGCTATGGACCCCACATTAATCAATTCATCCAATGCCCTTTGATACGTATTGTTGCATCTTGCAGTTCTCCGGAACAAAGGTCCAGGAAACTATACAGGTAATTACTCATAAGAATTTGGCTCTACTATGATACCTAGATTCTATTTGCTTTCTTCGGAGTTCAGAACTTGCTGCAGTCATAGTTGCTGACTTGCTGTGAATTTAGTAGCGAGTTCCAGTTGTTACCTATGACTACACTATCTACTCATGATCCTTGATAGAAGGACAGCAATACCACCACAATCCTCTAGGATTAGGCTATTCTTATAACATAGAACAGCATAGAAATCTTATAAAGGTAAATCAACCGGTTCACATTTTTAGAGTTCAGTTCAGCATATCATAACATCATATGATAAGTAGAATAAAATCTCTATTGCAAAAGTAAACAAGAAGCATAGAGAGATTCTGTCCTCACCAAATATATCAAGGTAATAAGCTCTCCATCTGGTTTCAGAAGGCGACTAACTGTCTCTGCCCAAGCCAGCCTCATGCTCGGATCAAGTGCACAAAAGAACCTGTGTGAATTAATAAAGGTGATCTAAACTGCCTCCAGAACAACAAATAAGCAAGATAAATTGACACGTACGTATAATCGAAAATGAGGTCAAATGGTTCACTTGGTCTCCACTTGAAGAAATCAGCAACCAGAAAAGCAAACCAATCTGCATTTGGCAAAGATGATGACCACTGGTACATCAACAGGGAAAACGATTAAATGTATATAAGTTTTAGCACCACAAAGGGTAcctaggataacaagatgttttttCAGATAAATGGTAATAGTACATTATATTTATTCCCGGTTATGATTATTACTTATGAAAACACCAATTCAATCCAAATACCAAGAGCTGAGTTCAGTTGGCATCATAATCAATATTGCATTAGAAATTTAGAATTCATGAGTACAAATGTAAAAATGTAAAAATTAGAGGTAGCATCCTTAGCCAGTCATCATTTTAGAAGATATATGGTTGCCTGCTGTAATTAGCTTCACACGTGGTTTCCTTTTCCTATTTTGAAGATAGTTTGCCCCGTGACATAAATCAAACACAACCATGCTCCGCATATAAGCTTTTGCTTCCAAGAAACACGGTTAATCTTTCCCAGCACAAAATGGACCTGAACCACTTTGGAAATAATTCTTTTTTCTAGATAAGGTATCAAGCATGTTTACATGACAATTCATCATTCTGCAGAGAAAAATTGACCAAAAAAACATTAAAAGAAGCAACTAACATTGTGTTATAAGCTCACCTTAGCTGCCAATCAAGCTCTTACTCAGTTACATCTCACCTGCTTAGCCTTCTCAGCAGCTATATTAGAAATCTCTAAGCCAACGACAAATCTCTCAGGGCTTGCCAGAGCAACCACATCATAACCCTGTTATACAGTAGCTCAATCAGAAAAGATTGATGGGAAGGTGTTGCAAGGGAAATTGGAGCAGAATCCTCCTACTAGTATTGCAAAAAGATCTTATAGATAGACATGAACCAGGTAACTACTTAAAAGTATTTTGTATTACAAGTTGAAAATTTTGGTTTAATTGTCATATTCTTAAAAAAAATTGGTTTATTTGCCACATTACGCACCCAGGACTCTCCATAGAAAAAAAATATATTCTCCCCACTAGTTCATGCATACGACAATTGCTCTTTGTGTAAACAAATTTGATATGTTTAGTAGGCTAAAGAAGTAGAACACGTGGTTAGGGGCAGTGATGACTTTTTTTATTTTATCAAATGGTGAAAAAACTGAATGTTTAATTGGCGACCAATTTTTTTGAGGAATTGATCACCACATTATTATTGAAATTTTTCCTTAGCAAGAAACTTGGTATTACCATTAGATTTCTTTTAAATCTTGTGAAGACTTAGATGACTCATTCCATATAACGGATATCACTTGGGTTTGTAGGTGTAGGTGTAGACAGAAAATTGTACAGATTGAAGGGAAAGGCATAAGTGTTCGGACAGAGGCAGATGATAAATGTCCTCTGTTTAACATACCATGCCACATCCCGGGACCAACGCCCTTCCTTTAGGGAGAGTTCCTGATTTAACGAGATGCTCGATGATAGGCGTCGGCTTCCCCAGATCCCACGGGGTTACGCCAGTCTCCCAGGACTTCTCCCAGCCATCTGACCAGCAGCAGCAGCCAAGAATGAACAACCAAAAACGAGCAAGGGAAATTACTCCACAAGACAGAAAACTAACACAATGCCGGACCGAAAAGCAAATCAAGCAATGGCACTAGGCACCATGACACATTAAGCCGACAGTGCATTTCTCTGCTTTGCAATGATCCACTATACGCAGCATCTCAATCATACACCCTTTACCCTCTAGTGAAGTGAAAATCCCCTCATTCTGTTATGGGTTAGCCCGGTTTCATACTTTGTTTGGTGAAGCATGTAGCTGATTCCTCCATCGATCGGTCTACCGTATTATTTCCGTATTTCTGAATTGCTTCTCAATGAAATGGGTGAAGATTCTCCCCTGACCTGCGACCCCCATCTGAGAAACTCTCCAACCATAATCCAATTTTCACACATTGACACCTGCCTAATCGGCTACCAAACATGCATAGGTCACCGCCTCCAACCAACTAGCCGCCCACACACAGCTAGCCGATCGCGCCAACCACCAGGTACGAGACGAGACGAGATCGCTGGACCTCGACGAGGACGAGAAACCACCAGCAGCACACCCCCTTCATTCATTCATTCAACTCCCCCACCCACCCAACAGCGACCCGCAGCACCCAACCAATCAATCCAGAGATCGCGCGACCTCACTCACCTgccgcgtcgccgccgccccggaagATCTCCCGCAGCCTCCCCACCGTCGGGTTCCCGCCCGGGTCCctcgcccccgcccccgccgacgaccccatcgccgccgcccgcgccccgcgcgAGACGGCCCGGTGGACGGCCGGCAGCACGTGGCGCATCCGACGACGCGGCCGCGCCGCGCTGTCGAGCCGGGAGAGCGCGAGCGAGAAAGCTTCGCGCTTTGCGGCGACAAAAAGCGGAAAAGGATAAAACAATGGCAGCAGGAGGAGGAGTACAATATACGAAGGGGATAAGAGGATAAAaccggcgagggagggaggggagAAAAAAGAAAGGGCAAAGCGGGGAAGAAAAGGAAAGCGGAGGCGGAGCTGTCGAGTATATCACTTCCCTGTGCACGCCTCCCTCCTCCGTCCCCTCCCCAAATCCGTCCCCTCGTCCTCCGCCCGCGGCGACGAGCCCCCGCGGCGGGAGGAGAAGAAAGCCGGAAGCTTTGCGGcatggcggaggcggcggaggcgggcgtggcggcggcgggggcggcgtcGGCGCTGCTGGACCTGCCGGAGCCGCTGCTGCTGCTCATCCTCGGCTCCCTCCACGACCCGCGCTCGCGGCACCGGGCCTCCATGGCCTGCCGCCGGCTgctggcggcggagcgggcgacgCGGGCCGCGATGGCGCTCCGCGGCGACCCGAGGACGCCCGACTTCCTCCTGCTCCCGCCGGCCTTCTGCTTCCCGGCGCTCGAGCGGCTCGACCTCTCCCTCGCCTCGCCCTGGGGCCACCCGCTGCTCTCGTCCGCCTCGCGCGTCGCGGGGGCGCCGGCCTCCGCCTCCTCCAACCACCTCCCGCTCAGCCCGGAGGAGGCCGCCGAGCGCAACGCCTTCGTCGCGGCGCGCCTCGCCGCCTACTTC
This sequence is a window from Aegilops tauschii subsp. strangulata cultivar AL8/78 chromosome 7, Aet v6.0, whole genome shotgun sequence. Protein-coding genes within it:
- the LOC109745862 gene encoding probable thiol methyltransferase 2 isoform X1: MRHVLPAVHRAVSRGARAAAMGSSAGAGARDPGGNPTVGRLREIFRGGGDAADGWEKSWETGVTPWDLGKPTPIIEHLVKSGTLPKGRALVPGCGMGYDVVALASPERFVVGLEISNIAAEKAKQWSSSLPNADWFAFLVADFFKWRPSEPFDLIFDYTFFCALDPSMRLAWAETVSRLLKPDGELITLIYLISDQEGGPPYNNTVADYQKVLEPLGFKAVCMEDNELAIKPRKGVEKLGRWKRCGRPQSSL
- the LOC109745862 gene encoding probable thiol methyltransferase 2 isoform X2; protein product: MRHVLPAVHRAVSRGARAAAMGSSAGAGARDPGGNPTVGRLREIFRGGGDAADGWEKSWETGVTPWDLGKPTPIIEHLVKSGTLPKGRALVPGCGMGYDVVALASPERFVVGLEISNIAAEKAKQWSSSLPNADWFAFLVADFFKWRPSEPFDLIFDYTFFCALDPSMRLAWAETVSRLLKPDGELITLIYLLSEGAGAAGFQGCLYGRQRARY